One genomic region from Methanocaldococcus fervens AG86 encodes:
- the ribC gene encoding riboflavin synthase, which produces MTKKVGIVDTTFARVDMASAAIKKLKELSPNIKIIRKTVPGIKDLPVACKKLLEEEGCDIVMALGMPGKVDKDKVCAHEASLGLMLAQLMTNKHIIEVFVHEDEAKDDKELDWLAKRRAEEHAENVYYLLFKPEYLTKMAGKGLRQGFEDAGPARE; this is translated from the coding sequence TTGACGAAAAAAGTTGGGATAGTGGATACAACATTTGCAAGAGTAGATATGGCTTCTGCAGCCATAAAAAAGTTAAAAGAACTTTCTCCAAACATTAAAATTATCAGAAAAACTGTTCCTGGGATAAAAGATTTGCCTGTAGCTTGTAAAAAGTTGTTGGAAGAGGAAGGCTGTGATATAGTTATGGCATTGGGAATGCCTGGAAAAGTAGATAAAGACAAAGTTTGTGCTCATGAAGCCTCTTTAGGTTTAATGTTGGCCCAATTAATGACAAATAAGCATATAATTGAAGTTTTTGTTCATGAAGACGAGGCAAAAGATGATAAGGAGTTGGATTGGTTAGCTAAAAGAAGAGCTGAAGAGCATGCTGAAAACGTCTATTACCTATTATTTAAACCAGAATACTTAACAAAAATGGCAGGTAAGGGTTTAAGGCAAGGATTTGAAGATGCAGGACCTGCAAGAGAATAA
- a CDS encoding EMC6-like membrane protein: MDLEGKCCLIHTIGGIIFGYFANYVYTAGLGIFSGISTLIFLFIGAVIFGHISAKLFGEESLNQKQWLGCGVLPFFLVAVVVWVLKFNGLV, translated from the coding sequence ATGGATTTAGAAGGAAAATGTTGCTTAATCCATACAATTGGAGGAATTATTTTTGGATATTTTGCGAATTATGTATATACTGCTGGATTAGGAATATTTAGTGGAATCTCTACCTTGATATTTTTATTTATTGGAGCTGTTATTTTTGGGCATATCTCAGCTAAATTATTCGGGGAAGAAAGTTTAAATCAGAAACAATGGCTCGGATGTGGAGTTTTGCCTTTCTTTTTGGTGGCTGTGGTTGTTTGGGTATTAAAGTTTAATGGATTAGTCTAA
- a CDS encoding manganese-dependent inorganic pyrophosphatase, producing the protein MRYVVGHKNPDTDSIASAIVLAYFLDCYPARLGDINPETEFVLRRFGVMEPELITSAKGKEIVLVDHSEKSQSLDDLEEGKLIAIIDHHKVGLTTTEPILYYAKPVGSTATVIAELYFKDAIDLIGGKKKELKPDLAGLLLSAIISDTVLFKSPTTTELDKEMAKKLAEIAGINNIEEFGMEILKAKSVVGKLKPEEIINMDFKNFDFNGKKVGIGQVEVIDVSEVESKKEDIYKLLEEKLKNEGYDLIVFLITDIMKEGSEALVVGNKEMFEKAFNVKVEGNSVFLEGVMSRKKQVVPPLERVYNG; encoded by the coding sequence GTGAGGTACGTAGTAGGGCATAAAAACCCAGATACTGACAGTATAGCATCAGCTATCGTCTTAGCTTATTTTTTAGATTGTTATCCAGCAAGATTGGGGGATATAAATCCAGAAACAGAATTCGTTTTAAGAAGATTTGGAGTTATGGAGCCAGAGTTGATAACTTCAGCTAAAGGTAAAGAAATAGTTTTAGTTGACCACTCAGAGAAGAGTCAAAGCCTTGATGATTTAGAAGAAGGAAAGTTAATAGCTATTATAGACCACCACAAAGTTGGTTTAACAACAACTGAGCCAATTTTATACTATGCAAAACCAGTTGGCTCTACAGCAACAGTTATTGCTGAATTATACTTTAAAGATGCAATTGACTTAATTGGTGGAAAGAAAAAAGAACTAAAACCAGACTTAGCTGGACTTTTATTAAGTGCAATAATATCAGATACGGTTTTATTCAAATCACCAACAACTACTGAGTTAGATAAAGAAATGGCTAAGAAATTAGCTGAGATTGCTGGAATAAACAATATAGAAGAGTTTGGTATGGAAATTTTAAAGGCAAAGTCAGTTGTTGGTAAATTAAAACCAGAAGAAATTATAAACATGGACTTTAAGAACTTTGACTTTAATGGAAAAAAGGTTGGAATTGGGCAGGTTGAGGTCATAGATGTTAGTGAAGTTGAGAGTAAGAAAGAAGATATTTACAAATTGTTAGAAGAGAAGTTGAAAAATGAAGGTTATGATTTGATTGTATTTTTAATAACTGATATTATGAAAGAAGGTAGTGAAGCGTTAGTTGTAGGAAATAAAGAGATGTTTGAAAAGGCATTTAATGTTAAAGTTGAAGGAAATAGTGTATTCTTAGAAGGAGTTATGTCAAGGAAGAAGCAGGTTGTTCCGCCGTTAGAGAGGGTTTATAATGGCTAA
- a CDS encoding DUF2124 family protein, with product MALKLLKEESGLSPMLREFRNIIGNHDIKSVAFVGSVGVCQPFAELFGYAVRDKENYFIPDGNLNNVKKLVIKDVGMQMEDFGNLDKVDAVVLFGGLAMPKYGVEVEKIKDLINKLSPKKVIGICFMSIFQKAGWDKEIDFDYLMDGLIKINLYAKD from the coding sequence ATGGCATTAAAATTATTAAAAGAAGAAAGTGGGCTTTCCCCAATGTTAAGGGAATTTAGAAATATTATAGGAAATCATGATATAAAGAGTGTTGCATTTGTAGGTTCAGTTGGAGTTTGCCAACCATTTGCTGAATTGTTTGGATATGCAGTAAGGGATAAAGAAAATTATTTCATACCAGATGGTAACTTAAACAATGTCAAAAAACTTGTTATTAAAGATGTTGGCATGCAAATGGAAGATTTTGGAAATTTAGATAAAGTAGACGCAGTTGTTTTATTTGGAGGCTTGGCAATGCCAAAATATGGTGTAGAGGTAGAAAAAATTAAAGATTTAATAAATAAACTCTCTCCTAAAAAAGTTATTGGAATATGTTTCATGAGTATATTCCAAAAGGCTGGATGGGATAAAGAGATTGATTTCGATTATTTAATGGATGGACTTATTAAAATAAATTTATATGCTAAAGATTAA
- a CDS encoding COG1361 S-layer family protein, which produces MFKKIFKKIALSMILLVAISSVSALQVDELQYQPNVIHPGDDVDVWIKVTNDNYDDEVKDIVVEISPHYPFELRQVNPIKGKATISHLNPGEADTVHFKLHVDENAPSRDYRIDVKVSYDEVDDEDTHHYEFTKIYYIHVYGIASFELKINDTSINPGTTKNIMLMIKNVGTGNAKYLNIYLTGNEKINILGGSSAFIRCLSPDDEYMIPLNVYAVPEVENGIYSINAKLTWIGEDGNNYDLTIPLNLKVVKKIYENQPYIYLDDVKNKRDYVEITIGIANRGSSKIKHCVMTLNVNENNYTRYIGDLDEDDYDTLIFEIDDFGNISIKAAVTYFDDYHNQYNITKTFNVYVEKTETQKTVNPIYLIVGAFFIIIIVLYIRKRKRYKELEEI; this is translated from the coding sequence ATGTTTAAGAAAATATTTAAAAAGATAGCTTTGTCGATGATTTTGCTTGTGGCTATATCTTCAGTTTCTGCCTTACAGGTTGATGAGCTTCAGTATCAGCCTAACGTCATTCATCCAGGGGATGACGTTGATGTTTGGATTAAGGTAACTAACGACAATTATGATGATGAGGTTAAGGACATAGTTGTTGAAATATCCCCACACTATCCATTTGAATTAAGGCAGGTAAATCCAATTAAGGGAAAGGCAACGATAAGCCATCTAAACCCTGGAGAAGCTGATACCGTCCACTTCAAACTACATGTTGATGAAAACGCTCCATCAAGAGATTATAGGATTGATGTGAAGGTAAGTTATGATGAAGTTGATGATGAAGACACTCACCACTACGAATTCACAAAAATATACTACATACACGTATATGGAATAGCAAGCTTTGAATTAAAGATAAATGACACTTCAATAAACCCTGGAACAACAAAAAATATAATGCTAATGATAAAAAATGTTGGGACTGGAAATGCAAAATATTTAAACATCTATTTAACTGGAAATGAGAAGATAAATATTTTAGGAGGTTCTTCAGCATTTATTAGATGTTTAAGTCCTGATGATGAATATATGATCCCTCTAAATGTGTATGCAGTTCCAGAAGTTGAAAATGGGATATATTCAATTAACGCAAAACTTACATGGATTGGAGAAGATGGAAATAACTATGATTTAACAATTCCTTTAAATTTAAAAGTTGTAAAAAAGATTTATGAAAATCAGCCCTACATATATTTGGATGATGTAAAAAATAAAAGGGATTATGTTGAAATAACAATTGGAATCGCTAATAGGGGTAGTTCTAAGATTAAACATTGTGTAATGACTTTAAATGTAAATGAAAACAATTATACAAGATATATTGGAGATTTAGATGAAGATGATTACGATACCTTAATTTTTGAAATAGATGATTTTGGGAATATATCAATTAAAGCAGCTGTTACATACTTTGATGACTACCACAACCAATATAATATAACAAAAACATTTAATGTCTATGTAGAAAAGACAGAAACTCAAAAAACTGTGAATCCGATATACTTAATTGTTGGAGCATTTTTTATTATAATAATTGTTCTATACATAAGAAAAAGAAAAAGATATAAAGAACTTGAGGAAATTTAA
- a CDS encoding ABC transporter permease: MKIEDIVAFAFKNIKQKRTQSLLTIIGIVIGVLAIVSLISLGYGVQNYIHEEMMKMGSNKITILPVKQLGVPPSHLFTRKEVRAIENVKGIDKIMYGWYGGCEIEYNGEKKFVSYFYANPSELRAVYEETGYDLEKGRWLENNDKYACVIGYGTAHNLFDREIDVGDVIKIKDKKFKVVGILKQIGNQQDDNSVILNLDVGEDLFGNEDKFNIILVTIKEREDIEKVSEDIKKALERSFGDEDFSVLTAKQLSETVSSILGVITIFVVGVAAISLLVGAIGISNTMHMSILERRKDIGILKAIGAETTDILAIFVVESGFLGLFGGIIGLILGILVAKGVEILAHKMGYLMVNAWISWELIVGVLAFSFLVGVVSGYFPARSGAKLNPIDTLRGE, translated from the coding sequence ATGAAAATCGAAGATATTGTAGCTTTTGCATTTAAAAATATAAAGCAAAAAAGAACTCAGAGTTTATTAACAATTATTGGTATTGTAATAGGGGTTTTGGCAATTGTCAGCTTAATTTCTTTAGGGTATGGTGTCCAAAATTATATACATGAAGAAATGATGAAGATGGGTTCAAATAAAATAACCATATTGCCAGTAAAACAGTTAGGAGTTCCCCCTTCACACTTATTTACAAGAAAAGAAGTTAGAGCCATTGAAAATGTAAAGGGCATTGATAAAATTATGTATGGATGGTATGGAGGGTGTGAAATAGAGTACAATGGGGAAAAAAAATTTGTGTCGTATTTTTATGCAAATCCTTCAGAATTGAGAGCTGTTTATGAAGAGACCGGATATGACCTTGAAAAAGGGAGATGGTTAGAAAATAATGATAAATATGCTTGTGTTATTGGTTATGGAACTGCACATAATTTGTTTGATAGAGAAATAGATGTTGGAGATGTAATAAAAATTAAAGATAAAAAATTTAAGGTTGTTGGGATTTTAAAGCAAATTGGGAATCAACAGGATGATAACTCAGTAATTTTAAATCTGGATGTTGGGGAAGATTTATTTGGAAATGAAGACAAATTCAACATTATTCTGGTAACTATAAAAGAAAGGGAGGATATTGAAAAAGTTTCGGAGGATATTAAAAAAGCTTTAGAAAGGTCATTTGGAGATGAAGATTTTTCTGTTTTAACTGCTAAGCAGTTATCAGAGACTGTAAGCTCAATTCTTGGGGTTATAACAATATTTGTTGTCGGAGTTGCTGCCATCTCCTTATTAGTTGGAGCTATTGGTATTTCAAATACTATGCACATGAGCATTTTAGAGAGGAGAAAAGATATTGGAATATTAAAGGCAATAGGGGCTGAAACAACAGATATATTGGCAATATTTGTCGTTGAATCTGGATTTTTAGGATTATTTGGTGGGATTATTGGTCTAATACTTGGAATTTTAGTAGCGAAAGGTGTAGAAATTTTAGCCCATAAAATGGGTTATTTAATGGTTAATGCATGGATTTCATGGGAGTTAATTGTTGGAGTTTTGGCATTTTCATTCCTAGTTGGTGTTGTGAGTGGCTACTTCCCGGCAAGAAGTGGAGCTAAGTTAAATCCAATAGACACATTAAGAGGGGAATAG
- a CDS encoding NAD(P)/FAD-dependent oxidoreductase: MQVSIIGAGLAGSIVYRLLSKQDYHIDIYDHLLVRGCKSMNFIFSNKNELLITKKILKTVNLDINDYIINEVKDINVGGDDYYPNKKFYVINKSKLIEDLVPRTMITNREFNPIIKRYMTKVSSNGTLAREFVEETETKFYDLIIDASGNAKVLQLEDVNAKYKNDIRTCQFLIYYNNSSEDFNKLFIDEIKIHKGKPMIGHTWIVPVGDGLYHVGCAYYKNDHELWEFLNKYVKKMFGNDYTKVCECYSRINGNLISESFIGRMHGKRGIAGVGESIGLTTPLGHGNIYAIHSAYVLSKLIIHYELNKAILKYKKYVVKKFRKLDEDKKSVKSFNLLRIKKLLKEYYNIPTYESIKIMVKSLC, translated from the coding sequence ATGCAAGTAAGTATTATTGGAGCCGGATTAGCAGGATCTATAGTGTATAGATTACTATCAAAACAGGATTATCATATAGATATTTACGACCATCTATTAGTTAGGGGATGTAAAAGTATGAACTTCATATTTTCCAACAAAAATGAACTTTTGATTACAAAAAAGATATTAAAAACTGTAAATTTGGATATTAATGATTATATTATTAATGAAGTAAAGGACATAAATGTGGGAGGGGATGATTATTACCCCAATAAAAAATTTTATGTTATAAACAAATCTAAATTAATTGAAGATTTGGTGCCAAGAACAATGATTACCAATAGAGAATTCAATCCAATCATCAAAAGATATATGACAAAAGTTAGCAGTAATGGAACTTTAGCAAGAGAGTTTGTAGAAGAAACTGAGACTAAATTTTATGATTTAATCATTGACGCATCTGGTAATGCAAAAGTACTTCAGTTGGAAGATGTGAATGCCAAATATAAAAATGACATTAGAACGTGTCAATTTTTGATATACTACAATAACTCCTCAGAAGATTTTAATAAACTCTTTATTGATGAAATAAAAATACATAAAGGAAAACCTATGATTGGTCATACCTGGATTGTTCCTGTAGGAGATGGGTTGTATCACGTTGGATGTGCATACTATAAAAATGACCATGAACTTTGGGAATTTTTAAATAAATATGTTAAAAAAATGTTTGGAAATGATTATACAAAAGTTTGTGAATGTTATTCAAGAATAAATGGAAATTTAATTTCTGAAAGTTTTATAGGGAGAATGCATGGAAAAAGAGGTATTGCAGGTGTGGGGGAGAGTATAGGCTTAACGACACCATTAGGTCATGGAAATATCTATGCAATACATTCCGCTTATGTATTGTCAAAGCTTATAATCCACTATGAATTAAATAAAGCAATCTTAAAATATAAAAAATATGTAGTAAAAAAATTTAGAAAATTGGATGAAGATAAAAAATCTGTAAAAAGCTTTAATTTATTAAGAATTAAAAAATTGCTTAAAGAATATTACAATATACCTACCTACGAATCCATAAAAATCATGGTTAAATCCTTATGTTAA